Genomic segment of bacterium:
AAGTCGTGGATCTTTGGTGCTGGAATGCCTTTGTAGGTAATCATTCCAGCTTCTAACGAATGGCTCAAATCAACGAGCTTATGCATGAATACCTCCAGCTTGATAATGTCTGTAACCGGTATTAACTGTCATTCATCATATCGTAATAGTAAAATGCATAATGGATGAAAACCGAAGCAGCCGTCCGTAGAGCCCAAAAGAAATATCGCTGTATCGGCGGCCCGGATCACGTTTGTAACACGACTATCAATCCGGGTGATGTTTATTTCGCTTTCACTATCCATTCTCCTAACGGATACAAGACACGGCGATATTGCGTGGAATGCGCTCATCGAAATCATCCTGACCTGCTAAAGAATTCGATGGAAACAATCAAGAGTACTACGAAGCGAAAAGCTGCGGCGCCAAGAGTCAGCAGAATGAATTATCTGTCCGGTGTATCGCGGACTCTCAGAAGAAAAACAACGTTACCGGAGCAATTCTTTTGGGAACAATTGAAAACGAGTGGAATCAAAACAAGGTTCGTGAAACAGCAGATGATCCATGGATATATCGTTGATTTCTGGGCTCCTGCTGAACAAATCGCTGTTGAGCTGGATGGCGTCCAGCATTTGTCCCGCAGAACGAAGGATGCTCAACGGGACGAGGTGATGCGTTCTCACGGCATCCTTGTTCTTCGCTTCCCGGCGCAAA
This window contains:
- a CDS encoding DUF559 domain-containing protein, with the translated sequence MKTEAAVRRAQKKYRCIGGPDHVCNTTINPGDVYFAFTIHSPNGYKTRRYCVECAHRNHPDLLKNSMETIKSTTKRKAAAPRVSRMNYLSGVSRTLRRKTTLPEQFFWEQLKTSGIKTRFVKQQMIHGYIVDFWAPAEQIAVELDGVQHLSRRTKDAQRDEVMRSHGILVLRFPAQIVFSDLKYVFERIKEAVETRKGRR